In the Carassius auratus strain Wakin unplaced genomic scaffold, ASM336829v1 scaf_tig00037506, whole genome shotgun sequence genome, cttatttatcaaaaataaattagacatgaaccaaaagaaaacattaccgtctccagccacgagagggcgctctatgctgctcagtgttcctgtagcaTACCACtgaagcactgagcagcatagagcgccctctcgtggctggagatggtaatgctttctcttggttcctggttctaaataaatgcgacttaaggcggtcgcacaccggacgagaagcgccacgtcgcgtcgcgccacatgtaggacaactcgatgtatcgcacaccggacgcgcacattctatatgcgcgagctcaatttcgcagcaagatgggagagttttaacttcatctattattattattttaaatatatgattttaattgataaaagctgagttttgaacgttaattaattaaaagaatctGTGTtgttataataagtctgttattgttttgttgtatctgttgtctaggcaactgtgcagctgaaaacataaccaaacactttttaatgttttatttgaatgaaacaagtgtactgtattttaatttcagtttcagtttataacatctgggttttttaatataaaactatgcggatggcgctctgtggcgcggcagaaatttgaacagcgttctgagtcgtagctgggcgccgcggacagacgccgaatggcgccgccggtgtgtgtacacccatagagaataatgtgttcgaattttaaagacgtggcgcgacgcggcgctgcgcttctcgtccggtgtgcgaccccctttatagtccgaaaaatacagtatgtacattttatatttttattgttattcacAATTTTACGTTTTTTATGACTTTACTGAACTTCTAGTAGGTgttcaattttgtttttaaattattataattttacattttaatactttttaaataagtgtatctaattttgaattattttattttaaaatatatgatttaataaattgatgttttttttaattatttaaatgtaatatttacatttttgtaagtgttttttttattaaaattattataactaaattattactatgatattattattattatctattattattatcaaatacaACCATTGAATTTGgttttatattcaaattaaatcgttttaatttatttgaatcaatttaaatattttgtgtttcaaattttttttaattgttaaacttataagattgtttttattttttaagtgtttaattttgtttggtaaaaatataaatataaaatgattactgttgtattgttattaaatagattcttttacattttcatgatttaattttttaagtgtttttaatttattgtacattttcgttttggttatttttaacattattattattattattattataaacacaaataatatattttttacttaattttttttttgcatttttttttttttaattattataattaaacattacatttaaaattattattttactacttaaaataataataattattattattactattattattattaaataattattcgttttaattttacattttatgatttatttttttattataatttatataataaaactgttgaaattatattattattattaaatacaactgttttttttttattgtatatttttgatGTCATTACTGATTAGCTTGTCATCGACGCAGTTGTAGTGTAAATGAAGACAGATCAGATCTGAGGTGTGTCTGTCACCTTAGTCTCCAGGTAGATGCTGGCAAGCGACATCTTGGCGATCTTGTAGAGACAGACGGCGAGTGAGACGGCGCAGAGGACGAAGAGCGAGTCGTTGATGGCCACACGCACCAGAACGACGCTCTTGACCTCAGCGAGGCTGGTCTTCACCAGAAGAGCACAGGTCAGATTGACCAGAAGAAACAGCAGACTCACGCTGAAGAACAGCAGATAGAGAGGAAGCCTGCGGATGCAGCAGAACATTAGCACACGAGCAGCTTCACACACAGACGCTCAAATATCAGCTTAAACACGCACTTATACTTCAGCAGCTGAGGAGAGAACTTCGACTTGGCCTTGAAGAAAACCTGCCGAAACAAACACCGTTCCCCGTCATTATCACCGACTCATTAGAGACCAATACAtacatttcaaatcaaatcaaaagaatgttttaaatatattgtaaaaatcaaataaagaattacaaaatatttttttgtgtttaaatagTTGATGCAAAGCTAATAATAACTGTCACGACCGGAATCCaaggaaacacagagagagaaccaattgcgagTAGGTCTTTATTTAAGGGGTAATCCAAAAagcataaacagtccaggcaggggtcaatagGAAACATCcatccaaaacataaacaaaacaagaagacAAGGCAAGGGCACGAACTGATGGACATGAATAAACAacgactccgtgacacatactaagacagatcgggttaaatacacaaggagagacaaacgctaatgggaaactgacagagtgtgatgattggtaattagtgacagctgggtgcagtAATTAAGCAGGGACGTGAGGAATGTgattaatgaagtgacagacactgtgggaaaagaggacatctagtggacacccagggaacacaacccagacactgtgacaataacataataaaaatgctaaatcacGTTAAATcataaaattgcaaaataaacTACATGATTCTgagataaaaacaatcaaaataaagcacatcaatgaatgaataattttaacaaaaaattattatacacaaaaaatgtgtgtatatataaatatatatatataatatttaattaattttattatatatatatatatattatttaaaaatacattttgatggcatgcaagtaaacataaaatatttcatatttattcatttattttagttatactTATTTGttctaattttacattttaagaatatattcatttttctaatatttaattttcaattgaattttaatttttaattttttgttttaattttttgttttttacattttctatgatttcttttttatgttttcatttttttattaattttacttttgttatgataaaatattggttttctttgttttaatgctaaattcattttatatgtttttaaaatattatattaaacatatttttattatttaggattgtaatttttaaatgcatttttcaccttttttctatattataattcatttattaatttgatctGTATTCAGAAGATTAAAAAGTCATGTAAATATCTCATATTTAAGGAGGTGAGAGGAGCACTTTGGCTGTggttcttcatcatcctcatcctcatcgtGAGTGACTGATGAAGGAGTCTCTCCTGAGTTAGTAATGATCAGAGACTCTGAAGCTGATATTAGACTCAGTCATCGAACATGACGCAGATCCAGTCTCGATGTAGGCCAAACGTGTTTGAACACGAGCTGAAGACACAGCTTTCATGTTCCCTAAATCTATTCCTAGACAGACTAAATCATACCAGTGAAACACAGGAGTTTAATTATTTGATGTGTAATGTCTATTAGAACTCTATTCAAGTGATACAGGAATAATGTCTTACTAGTGGACAGTTCAAGGGAATCAGATTAATAGCTGTAGCTATTTTCAACCTTTTGGGGGCACTAAAGTttacttaaatttatttttttttctattggatACTGTGTAATGTTTAATTAGAATTCTactcaaatttaaatttttgtgtatttttttattttttattatttaatttttagtgttttattttcatgtaaaaatgattcatttatttatgttttattttataattatgttgtttattttagcattttacgatttaatgttgattttacatttttattatgttattattatgagCTTTTCATCAACTATTCAACCAcaataatctattttaaaataattaatttaaattatttacaacatacagtaatttaaatagcattttatttcatttcaaaattatttcactcaattaaaatgttttactaatttaatgtttactttattatttttttataaccctGTTGGTTATCATAATAttctgatcatttttttttttttttatataattttaattaatataattataacttaatttaattgattacctataattataaacaattaaatatttgtgtcATTGTTTTTACAACCCTTTGGTCACAATGAAGTATCCTATTACATATTGTGCTATGTTTATTAGAATAGAAATCAATGCATATTATACAGGATATCTATAGGCATTGTAATATTGGCtcaaaatagatatttaatttgtgtgtggtcacctgagcGCAGTAGAGGTTCATGAGGCTGAGGGTGAAGAACTGCAGGCAGACGGGGAAGCAGTAGAGCAGCCAGAAGGAGAAGGGTCCGAGAGCGTTGGCCGTCACACAGTCTCTGAAGTAGAAGGAGAAGAGCAGCGCACGCAGAGCCGCCCACAGCAGACACAGGAACAGGAACGCCGTCTGGTAGCTGAAGCGCTTGTGTCTGTAGCGCAGCACCAGCCACAGCTGAGCGTAGATGAAGGAGAACAGCAGCGAGTAGAAGACGGTGTAGGCCAGGGTCAGGCCCAGCTTGACGAACGGAGGGATGGAGGGACTGAGCGtcggaggagagagagaggcgttCGCTCCGGACGATCCCTGCGACGGATGCTCCATGTCTGCGTCTGTCATCACCTTCCCATCAGCCTCAGACACACACGCCTGCAGTCGTGAGGAGAGGGggggagagggggagagagagcgagagcagaGGGGATGGAGCATGTGATCAGGGTCCGGAGACTGTGATTGGCTCTGGggtgtgaggagagagagagggggaggagggaggggggagggggggcaggATGTAACTGATGCTATTTTTACATCACCCCAAAATAGAAATAggtgatttttttaatattctttaagagcattacaaatgtatatataaacttGATAGAAAATAGGATTCATGTTTTTTGGAGATATTAATTTATTGTCACATCAACCTCATAattcatctaaaaaatatatttgtacaaattttaAGAGAATGGATTTTTTTATAAACTTGATAGATTTaatagaaaatagatttttttttaaaaaagtatttatttattgtcacatCGATCTCATAATTCATCTCAAAATTAAAACAACTTATTCTTAAATATATTCTTtgagcattaaaaatatatacattaactTGATATAAAATAGagttaataatttttaaaggTATTCATTTATTGTCACATCAAACTcataattcatcaaaaaaaatatatatatatatattttaaacatttttaagagAAATAAAATTGATAAACTTGATAGAAAATAGAATTAATGTTGTTTGAGTATTAATTTATTGTCACATTAATCTCATAATTCGActcaaagtgaaaaaaatatatatttttaaacatataaatataattatagaaCTCATacttttccaaaaataaattaattaaaacaaattaaattatttgttaatttattttgatgtaattctaattaattacttttaaatttaaattttaggatgttttgtgacattttcatgacatttcaGCAAATTCTTCATTAAATTCTTCAGGTTATATCTTTTTAGGAATAGAAGGTAATTGATACTTATTGTTAATTTATGAAAATCTTATCATTTATCTCAAtttcaaaacaaacacaacaaatttttaatgtattttttaggaccttgttttgtattttattttattttatttgttttatactgacattttcatgacaattaagtcTATTCTTTATTTAACTCTTCAGGCTTATATCTGCGGTCattatcaaaatcaaaacaaagaagttttttttttttttttttaagaaatgatgaaaatgatgaaaatattttttctttatcccAAATATTATTTAGTAGTTTTATGGTTTGAGGTGACAAGTTAACAATAGCTAAGATTTTTCCATCATTAAATGATGTTGCATGGTAATGGCTTGTAATTGGATTAGTAATATCACACATCGCCACCAGAGGGCGATAATGAAACGCGAAAAATTCTGCTACCACAAACTTCTGTTGTCTTGTTTATAGGATTGCCAAGTCCGCAAACCCAAATACGTGACATTTAGTTCCTGGAATGCAAATTTAGCCAAGGGAAGCTTGCCAAATATgtgttttttacatgtttttttaccCCTGGAATGCAATTGGGCTTGTATCAATTTTGcgggttttgttttgaaaacctggcaaccctgactgTTGAGAGGTTGCTGGCAGTGAAGATCTGGAACAGATCAATAACTCTTGGTAACTGCAGACGTTACAGCTGGAATGCAGCACTTATTGAAGCCTTCACCTCATCCGAAGCTGCTGAAAACTGGTCGTTGTGCAGAATAAGTGACTAAACGGGACATTCCTCTGCCGTCTCTCATTTGTCTGCAGATGTGTTGGTTGCGAAACATAATTGtacctgtgcagagaaacacacgccAGAGCTTTGCAGAGCTATATCATATCAAATAGTCCACTAGAAATGACTTTCAAGACTCTCTGAATcacatttgtataatatatatggaATATTGCACATGGAAACTACACAATAAGGAtgctttcattcatttattacgGTCTGACTGTGGAAAAGGCTCAGAATCTGTGTTTGTGACTGAGATTAGTTACTTAATAACTTCAGGTTGTAAAGTGATTATGTGTCAGTGTAGGTCCCTCAGAAGTACACTGACCCCTGAAGGGCCCGGGCTCTTAACGCTGGGGAGGACAGAGCTTCTTGTTTCCACAAATATGCTTTAGAAAACCAGTCAAATTCagcacaaataaaaaatgcattttatttattttatgcagcCTTTGATTACTCAACTGTTAGCGACTTGTAGAAAGAGcgctgaaatgtatttttatgtagcTGTGAAATAAGTTAAATAGTAAAAGTAGTTATGTTTTGTCAATGAATCGTacgattttctttaaaatatagtgTTTGTGTAGCACGCTGTTGTTAAATGTTCTCTGACGcacttgtaatttttttctgaaactttttttatgaattttttatgatttttatgaaagtaggattttttttttcgcgAAGCATTCCTATAAGtccaattttttttatctgtacacagtcatttttatgttattgtaaaatatgaatTCATAGTGAAGTAATAGATGACTACTGTAGTTATGTTTCGTCAATGTAAAGTACGTTTTTGTTACAAAAAgcgctgttgctatggttaccacgCAGAGAACGCGGTTTTAGCGCCAGATTAAAATACATGCTTTTTTAATTTATgccttttttaaaacatataaaatgccCCTTAAATTTGAAATCAAATCACTTATGGGTACTATTACAACAAACCcagcactttatttttatttattattattttatttatatatatataacagtagtCTGTTTTTTGTCGCAAAGTGGTTTTCGCAGATTAGGTTAATTTATTGATTCTGCTGTTAAAGGTTGTATACTAAatacatagttttatttttatgtagttggtaaatttaaattaattgaaaaagtgATAACTTTGGTAACTTTAGgagcaaaatgaaaaatgtgctcTGCCTCTGACACACTTATAAATTTACTGAAACGTTTGAAAATGTAtcttatatgtataattaattaaaccACTTTAGTATGGGCGCTTtagattcaattcaagtttatttgtacggCCAAATTAATTAAGCAGAggtaatcaaacagatgatgaacactataaGAGCGATTATTATTTGTAGCAATGTTGAAACAAATCCAGCTCATATTGTAACAGATTCCTCACAGAGAGTCTTTGATGTTTCCGTCGTTAAAGACTGGTAAATAGTATTCAGTTGTGAAACATAAATTCGTACCAAAGCAGTTTTAAAGGCGACAGTTCTTATTTTTGTCGACGTGAAGTCCTAATTTCGATACACTTGTAATTTAAACGAGTTTAGTAGTTATAGGTACTTAAGAGCACCCCACCCGACCCGACCTCTTGTGGTGACGTCGTCCTCCAGGGGGTCAGATTTCTCTAGTGATGTAAATGATGTCCGAGGCTCCTCGTGAACTCCTCACAGTCTCTTCGAGAGTTCATCCCCGTTACTCACCGAGCCTCTCCCGTTACAGTGAGCGCACGCAGATGTGGAGTTTCTAATGGCTCTCGTGCGCAGTGTTGGGCTTCTGGCTCTGCTGGTGTCGGTCCGGTGTCTGAGCCGGGAGCAGCTCTTCGATTACGGGATCCGGTTCGGCGATAAGATTCTGGATTCTGCAACCGATTCGGTCCGAGAGCTCGAGCTGGAGCAAACGCTCTTCTTCTTCAAAGGAAAGTTCGATAAAGTTTACGTAAGTAACCTTTCCAAATTCATTGCACGTTTTtcccttgttttttttgttttttgtttttttgcattaaatgttaataatCCTAACGCGTTTTTCTCTAATGTTTCGAATTATGACGCTTAATTATGTTTATTCTGGATTGCTGGTTATTTCTAAAGTCTGAATTCATTatctgtatgaatgaatgaattaaatctttaaaaaaaaacctcttcgAGATCCAAGAGGAAGCATGCATTTCTAAAAGCGTCTTATCGGTGacgatatttagatttttattaaaacactttaACTCCTATTGACTAAAACCCTCAGTTACAAATCCAGCAGCTATTCAGTGCATATTAAGATGTCTCCCTCCCCCTTTCTCTCCTTCTTGGTCTTGAAAGTTGTGTATCTACAGTAAAAGCCCcccaaagaaagaaaaacactgggGAGAGacataaatatttactttagGTGTCTGTTCTGATGTGGTTCTCTTATAAATGTGCTCATTAGTCTCGCATGTTTAGGTTCAGGAGGTTGATCAGAGATCTACAGCTTTCGATTACTCTCTACAAGTGTTTAACCAAACACAATCTGTTCTATGGtggagttattttatttttttcccatattACACTCTTTAAAGTAAAGATTAAATTGGCAATTTATAGTGAAAAAATGGCTTATTTTGAAAACTGTTAGCTTCTTTGGGAATCCAAACTAACTTTGCATGATATTTCCAATCACTGAGATGGTTTTACAGCTTTTTTCTTTACAGCTCCTCCACCTTTTCACCACTTTTAACAACTGAACACAATCTTCTGTTTTCCCAGCACTTATTAATTGTTCATTCATATGTTGGTTGATTTTCACAAAGTCATTGTTCACTAATCATCTAAGCAGACTGCAGGAACCAATCTGGAGACAATCATTGGCTCCAATATACAAAATGTTTAAGACGTTTATCACTTTAGTTTGTTTAATCAGCGTGGAAGCATCTACTACAATGACTTCCTAATGTAAAACTCAATGTCTAGGAGAGCCTCCAACTTATTATAATGTGAGATCTtccaaaaaagttgttttttttatatttcctgtGCAGTGATTTCTCACAGCTTTCCCTAGGGAATTACATTTTCCATATGGCCTGTCCACTGATAGCCAATGAATCCCTCCTTGTTTAAAGTGGGATGTTCCACAGAATTCATAGGAACGTTCCCGTTTTTGCAAACAGATCAGAAAACACTGGCTCTTAGAAACAGAAGTCAAGAAGTTCTTTTGTCAGCCGTTCTGTAGACAAAAGTACCATTGTATGCTTCCAGATGGATCTGTGATAGTCTTCATCGTTGACGTTTTGCCAGAGGCTTCAGTGTAGATGACTTGATGGCTCCAACCCAGAGGTTTCTATAAGCACTTCCTCCTGTCCTGCTGTGGTCTATTCATTTCCAACACCATTTACATCCCTGATGGACTGACTTCAACAAAGGTTGCCATTTTACCTGGTTTGAACACAATAAAAAAGTAGGAGGAGCTTCCATTCCCATTGGAACTTCATTTAAATTCAGGATTAGTTCAGGATTGTGAGGAACAGCTCTACTAGTTTTCCTCTAGACCTTGTTGTTGGACTGGACATCAAAAACTAAAGATATAGAAAGTGTTTTGACTTTCTAGCTGCaaccattttaaatgaattgtgcTATATTATTACCAAATATTGGATTCAGTGTTTTTAGCGTCCAATCACAAAAGGTGTGTAAAGCTCCTATTGTATCTGTTAGTCTTCTTTTTCTGCTCTAGAGACTGTGGCTTGGCTTCCCATAGAACCTTAAGGTAAACAtttatgaaatttggcacacagaTAGAGGACAGTCTGAAGATCAACCACACCAAATTTGGAGTCTCTACCTCAatctctctagcgccaccaactgtccaaagttGCACTcacgtttatttaaataacttttgaaCCCTATAGGGCTGGAAACTAAATAATTttagctgctttgaaacaatgctCATTGTGCTATAAGATATAACATTTGACTTGACTTTTTCAGTTGAGAAGTCTAAAGGAATTGTGTTGGTAGCACGCAGAGCTTTATCATTCTATAGGGTTTAATTTCCGTTTCGTCTTGTTTTTGGGATTTTCTCAAGAATTTGAGTCATGCACCAGACTGGATCTGTTTCTTCTTCAACTCCTCGTTTGTTTCCCGTACCCCTGCTGTCCGGGGCGAGGTTGTGTGGCTCCTCCAGGTGGCTTTGATTTCTCCTGGCCTCCCCTGAGGCGATGCATATGGACTGGACCTCCTCCCTTTGTGAGGAGCAGCTGCAAGAGCTGGATTAGTGGTTCAGCGCTCGGATCTACGGTGTGACTCTGATTCTGTGCTCAATCTCCAGTCCATCTTCCATAAAGCCAAGAGTTATCATTGGTCATTTCTGCATGTGAGACTTTTAGAAGTGGATTCCAACCATAATGACTCTAAAAACCTCCATTATTCACATCAATATTGAAAGGCCGACACTTAAAGTttcttttaattcattaaatgtcTTGATTCTTGTTCTTGGAGCATCCTGGTCTTTTTAATTTGCATGagttttttttgcaatgtttttgtcCTGGAATAAGTTTTTTATTGCAATATGCAAGaagatacagatttttttttttaatataatattactgtatgtagtttattattattttcaatctGCATTACCTCAAGTCGTTTGGGATTTACTAGATAAGGATAAAAAATAAggatctttatttttgttttttgcttttactcacaatttctacACTTAATAAAATTTGCAGTATGTAAAAAATATGCAATGTCTTTATCCTGCAATATGCAAGACAatccaaagttttttttaagcacatgtaagatgtgtaaaatgtattattgcaaTATGTAAGAAGATGCAACGTTTTTATTGCAATATACAAGAAAAAAGTACTtcagtcatttttgttttatttacaacttagaaaaataatgttttattgtgtgCAAGATGACGAGTTCAgtgtatattcattataaaaatggaTGCTGTTGTAATGACTTTTTCAGGCTTAGAAATTacgttttaaaaatgacttttcatCATATATCCAGATTGTCTATGAGGGTCctttaaagaagaaaaacagcTGTTGAGGGGGTgattaaaaaacagaaatatctTGATTCTTAACTTTAAATTCACTTCAAATCATTGGGAAGTATAGCCCCTTGGATGAGAACCACTATGAGCTTTAATACTGATGTTTGAGGAGAATCTGTTGTGTAATTTAATACTTGTGTGAATTATTTTGACCTCTAGAAACAGAGACGTCTTCTATCAGATCACTTGTCGAAACTGCAACTGACCCAAGAAAAGTGTGTTAACCCTTTAAGCGTTTGTTTCAGCTGTCAGAGATTCTCCGCATCTCCATCAAGCAGACGTCAAACACAGATTGTGGGGGTTTGATTTTCTCACTTTGGTGTGAAGAACGTCCTCCGTTACTTGAGGTTCAAGATCCCGAGAAGCCCGTCTGGACTTTCTAACAGAGCTCATGTTTAGATTTAAACCCAGTATAAGCAGTAAGGAGCTGGAGGAGACCTTCTTCTCACATGCTTTGCGGCTCCCctgcagttttattttaagtagttGCCAGACACTCATCAAAGAAAAGCttttgcacacacaaacacacagagtttAAATGTCACAACACCTTTTGAAGTGTGGAGGCATTCGAGTGTAACAAGCAGCATCACCCTTAGGAAAGAAAGATCACAGAAAATCAGCCCTGTTTGTTTTAGGCTTCAGGACTGAGGAGCAGCTTTGGATTTAATGCAAGAACAGTTTACTAAGAGTGTCACGGTTCTCACTCGtttgaaatattactaaacaAAGCAAAAGTTATGCTtgctattaaaaacatttataagaagAACACATCAGTTTTTACATTGGTTTACAAGCAGGGCtctttttatgctttattaatttCTGCCTGAAAATTGTGAACATTGCTTTTGTGCCTTAAGCAGTTCTATTGCATTCagaaagaatataattttttattgcaatGTGCAGGAATATGCCACGTTTTCTATATGAaagaatatataacatttttattgcagtatgcaagaaaatgttacttttttacggcaatatgaaataatatgtattttattaaaaagtcttTTTTATTGCAGTATGCAAGAATATGCACAAGAATATGCAACATGTTTTATTGCAAAATGCCAGAATGTAATGTATAAGAATATGCAATTTTTATTGCAATATGCAGGAATATGCTACGTTTTTATTGGGATATGAAAAAATATGCAACATTTTTATTGCAATATGCAAGAATATGCAACTTTGTAAATGGCAGAACGCAATAATTTGCAACTTTTTTGTCACAAAATGAAAGAATATGCAATGTTTTTGTCTTGCAATACGCAAGAATGTGCAACATTTTTATTGCAATATGCAAAAAATAGCAGGTTTTTCTCTTgcattatgcaaaaatatttgttgtagtgTTAAAaaggtgtgattttttttttgtgcaatgcaCAAAAAAAGAATTTTTCTAGATGCTCTCTACATATACATGTCTGTAGAATTTTTCACCTTTTCTACCGCATCACAACAAACCACATGATATAAATTGTTATTCCTTAAAGTTATGCACGTAAGTACACTAGCACTCAGGGTGTCATTTAAATCAAAACTAATTTATGTTACCTCTACAAATCAGTTTTTCTCCTAGCCGCTGTCATAAGAAGCTCAAAACAGATCCATACTGGTTCAGATCTGTAGGTATTAATGTTTCATGTCACACACTCTGCAGGTGAACACCAATGGCTTCATCTCTCTGAGTCACCCGGTCGATGAGTCTGAGTACCTGGGGAAGATGCCGGCCAGTTTTGGTATGATTGCAGCCTTCCTGGGAGATCTGGACACCACCGATGGGGCCGGGTACGTCTATTTCCGCCAGGATAAAAGCCCTGATGTGCTCCAGAGAGCTGCGGAGCACATCAGGCAAGCGTTTCCTTCTGACGAACAGATCAAACCCACTCACGCCATCATCGTCACCTGGGAGAACGTGGCACCTCAAGGTGAACGAGGACCAGGAGGTGAATATATGGTACGTCC is a window encoding:
- the LOC113083286 gene encoding integral membrane protein GPR137B-like gives rise to the protein MTDADMEHPSQGSSGANASLSPPTLSPSIPPFVKLGLTLAYTVFYSLLFSFIYAQLWLVLRYRHKRFSYQTAFLFLCLLWAALRALLFSFYFRDCVTANALGPFSFWLLYCFPVCLQFFTLSLMNLYCAQVFFKAKSKFSPQLLKYKLPLYLLFFSVSLLFLLVNLTCALLVKTSLAEVKSVVLVRVAINDSLFVLCAVSLAVCLYKIAKMSLASIYLETKGTSVCQVTLIGLMVILLYASRACYNLVVLALSDIESIDSFDYDWYNVSDQADLRSSLGDAGYIVFGVILFVWELLPTSLVVFFFRVRKPAQDRSGSVIPSHVFSNRPYFFDNPRRYDSDDDLAWTSHPVTASTSLSTDGFDWSSSSFLVHLGGDEPRSSSATVGLNR